The following proteins are encoded in a genomic region of Xanthomonas cassavae CFBP 4642:
- a CDS encoding chemotaxis protein CheV — MTHDLLNRIDQRTRLAGHNRLALLLFRLGGRQLFGVNVFKVQEVLRRPELFQVPGLPSEFAGVADVRGRSVPVLDLGLAIGHPERDSHCESGPGYLVVAEFNRSVQGFLVSGVERIVNIAVEDIHPPPELGAEATYLTAVTRFQGELIQVIDVESVLADIAKVSKDVQLDPSLQLVAYDRQFQVLVVDDSRVARQQIRSVLDQLGVSATLLSDGRQALDHLLQVAASGENPADRYAMVISDIEMPAMDGYTLTTEIRRTPGLQGLYVLLHTSLSGVFNNAMVEQVGANAFVAKYSAHELADYVLARLKVVAEAA, encoded by the coding sequence ATGACCCACGATCTGCTCAACCGCATCGACCAGCGCACCCGACTGGCTGGCCACAATCGACTGGCCCTGCTGCTGTTCCGGCTGGGCGGACGCCAGCTTTTTGGCGTCAACGTCTTCAAGGTGCAGGAAGTGCTGCGCCGTCCGGAACTGTTCCAGGTACCGGGCCTGCCGAGCGAGTTCGCCGGCGTGGCCGACGTGCGCGGGCGCTCGGTGCCGGTGCTGGACCTGGGGCTGGCCATCGGCCACCCGGAACGCGATTCGCACTGCGAAAGCGGCCCAGGCTACCTGGTGGTGGCCGAGTTCAACCGCTCGGTTCAGGGCTTTCTGGTCAGCGGCGTGGAACGCATCGTCAATATCGCGGTGGAAGATATCCATCCACCGCCGGAACTCGGTGCCGAAGCCACTTATTTGACGGCGGTGACGCGCTTCCAGGGCGAACTGATCCAGGTCATCGACGTGGAAAGCGTGCTGGCCGACATCGCCAAGGTCAGCAAGGACGTGCAGCTGGATCCCTCGCTGCAGCTGGTGGCCTACGACCGCCAGTTCCAGGTGCTGGTGGTGGACGACTCGCGCGTGGCGCGCCAGCAGATCCGCAGCGTGCTCGACCAGCTCGGCGTCTCGGCCACGTTGTTGTCCGACGGTCGCCAGGCGCTGGATCACCTGCTGCAGGTAGCGGCATCGGGCGAAAATCCGGCCGACCGCTATGCCATGGTCATCTCCGACATCGAAATGCCGGCGATGGACGGCTACACGCTGACGACGGAAATCCGGCGCACGCCGGGCCTGCAGGGCCTGTACGTGCTGCTGCATACCTCGTTGTCGGGCGTGTTCAACAACGCCATGGTCGAGCAGGTCGGCGCCAACGCGTTTGTGGCCAAGTACAGCGCCCACGAGCTTGCCGACTACGTGCTGGCCCGCCTGAAGGTGGTTGCCGAAGCGGCCTGA
- the flgG gene encoding flagellar basal-body rod protein FlgG yields MNQALWVAKTGLDAQQTRMSVISNNLANTNTTGFKRDRAAFEDLLYQQVRAPGGSTSAQTQLPTGLQLGTGVRVVSTFKGFDQGSQQQTGRALDVMVNGRGFFEVQMPDGTSAYTRDGTFQINAQGELVTNSGYPLQPGIQIPEGAQSLTIGNDGTISVTLAGQAAAQEIGALTLTDFINPSGLQAKGENLFVETTASGPAQNGSPGLNGLGTTVQGALEGSNVNTVEELVSMIETQRAYEMNAKAISTTDSMLGYLNNNV; encoded by the coding sequence ATGAATCAGGCTTTGTGGGTCGCTAAAACCGGACTGGATGCGCAGCAGACGCGCATGTCGGTCATTTCCAACAACCTGGCCAATACCAATACCACCGGCTTCAAGCGCGACCGTGCCGCGTTCGAAGACCTGTTGTACCAACAGGTGCGTGCGCCGGGCGGTTCCACCTCCGCGCAGACGCAGCTGCCGACCGGCCTGCAGTTGGGCACCGGCGTGCGCGTGGTCTCCACGTTCAAGGGCTTCGATCAGGGCAGCCAGCAGCAGACCGGCCGCGCGTTGGACGTGATGGTCAACGGCCGCGGCTTCTTCGAAGTGCAGATGCCCGACGGCACCTCCGCCTACACCCGCGACGGCACCTTCCAGATCAACGCCCAGGGCGAACTGGTCACCAACAGCGGTTACCCGCTGCAGCCGGGCATCCAGATCCCCGAAGGCGCGCAGTCGCTGACCATCGGCAACGACGGCACCATCAGCGTGACCCTGGCCGGGCAGGCCGCCGCGCAGGAAATCGGCGCGCTCACGCTGACCGACTTCATCAACCCCTCGGGTCTGCAGGCCAAGGGCGAAAACCTGTTCGTCGAGACCACCGCTTCGGGCCCCGCGCAGAACGGCAGCCCCGGTCTCAACGGCCTGGGCACCACCGTGCAGGGCGCACTGGAAGGCAGCAACGTCAATACCGTGGAAGAGCTGGTGAGCATGATCGAAACCCAGCGCGCCTACGAAATGAACGCCAAGGCCATCTCCACCACCGACTCGATGCTCGGTTACTTGAACAACAACGTCTGA
- the flgA gene encoding flagellar basal body P-ring formation chaperone FlgA: MRLLLLVILLAAAPAWAQSYQSVDSIRAAALATVGPDAEAEATLDPGLRMPACPIALQAQPTGTNTVEVACPQPAGWRLFVPLKVRRNQDVLVLRRGISAGETISLADISIEKRDAARIVGAVLADPVAAVGKSARRVLPAGSLLSANDLVTQRLVRRGDTVPLVARNGGLEVRMSGRALSDAGENERVSVENSSSRRVVQGIVEASGTVVVSR; encoded by the coding sequence ATGCGCCTGCTCCTGCTCGTCATCTTGTTGGCTGCCGCTCCGGCCTGGGCCCAGAGCTATCAGTCTGTCGATTCCATCCGTGCGGCGGCGCTGGCCACCGTGGGCCCCGATGCCGAAGCCGAGGCCACGCTCGATCCGGGGCTGCGCATGCCGGCCTGTCCGATCGCGTTGCAGGCCCAGCCCACCGGGACCAACACGGTGGAAGTGGCCTGCCCGCAGCCGGCCGGCTGGCGCCTGTTCGTGCCGCTAAAGGTGCGCCGCAATCAGGACGTGCTGGTGCTGCGCCGCGGCATCAGCGCTGGAGAAACCATCTCGCTGGCCGATATCAGTATCGAGAAGCGTGACGCCGCCCGCATCGTCGGTGCGGTGCTGGCCGACCCGGTGGCCGCAGTGGGCAAGTCCGCCCGCCGCGTCCTGCCGGCCGGCTCGCTGCTCTCGGCCAACGATCTGGTGACGCAGCGGCTGGTGCGGCGCGGCGACACCGTCCCGCTGGTGGCGCGCAACGGCGGTCTGGAGGTGCGCATGAGCGGTCGCGCACTCTCCGATGCCGGGGAAAACGAGCGGGTTTCGGTGGAAAATTCCTCGTCACGGCGGGTGGTGCAGGGGATTGTTGAAGCGAGCGGAACCGTTGTGGTCTCCAGATAA
- the flgF gene encoding flagellar basal-body rod protein FlgF encodes MDKALYVAMTGARASLQAQSTVSHNLANVDTVGFKAALANTEAFKIQGEGYPSRIDALHVDQGFDRSQGHQKVTGNPLDVSLQQDRWLAVQSPDGSEAYTRNGELALTANGQLVTANGHAVLDEGGNPMTIPPHQAMEIGSDGSISIIPQGEGPQTMAIVGKMKVVDAPADRLTRRPDGLMRNTSTDPAQAFAVATGKTINSGMLEGSNVDAAGALVEMIQLQRQFEMQVKIIKNGDDNAQSANSLLRVSG; translated from the coding sequence ATGGACAAAGCCCTCTACGTCGCAATGACCGGTGCCCGCGCCTCCCTGCAGGCGCAGAGCACCGTGTCGCACAACCTTGCCAACGTCGATACGGTGGGATTCAAGGCCGCGTTGGCCAATACCGAGGCCTTCAAGATCCAGGGCGAGGGCTATCCGTCGCGGATCGATGCGCTGCACGTGGACCAGGGCTTCGATCGCAGCCAGGGCCATCAGAAGGTGACCGGCAACCCGCTGGATGTGTCGCTGCAGCAGGACCGCTGGCTGGCGGTGCAGTCGCCCGACGGCAGCGAAGCCTATACCCGCAACGGCGAACTGGCGCTCACCGCCAATGGCCAGCTGGTCACCGCCAACGGGCACGCGGTGCTGGATGAAGGCGGCAACCCGATGACCATCCCGCCGCACCAGGCGATGGAGATCGGCAGCGACGGCAGCATTTCCATCATTCCGCAGGGCGAAGGCCCGCAGACCATGGCCATCGTCGGCAAGATGAAGGTGGTCGATGCCCCCGCCGACCGTTTGACGCGGCGCCCCGACGGGCTGATGCGCAACACCAGCACCGACCCGGCGCAGGCGTTTGCGGTGGCCACCGGCAAGACCATCAACAGCGGCATGCTGGAGGGCAGCAACGTGGATGCGGCCGGCGCGCTGGTGGAGATGATTCAGCTGCAGCGGCAGTTCGAAATGCAGGTCAAGATCATCAAGAACGGCGACGACAATGCGCAATCGGCCAATTCGTTGTTGCGGGTGAGCGGCTAA
- the flgB gene encoding flagellar basal body rod protein FlgB, which yields MSNPFSSFLGIHGDALPLREQRMKLIASNLSNVDTPGYKAKDLNFEAALKAAEGVRDGTLLQTTDAKHYEIGGSAGLNPFQITREADQPSLDGNTVDPDAERAAYGRAALEYRASLSFLESKVRSMLTAITGQ from the coding sequence ATGTCCAATCCCTTCTCGTCCTTTCTAGGCATCCACGGCGATGCTCTGCCGCTACGCGAGCAGCGCATGAAGCTCATTGCCAGCAATCTGAGCAACGTGGATACCCCTGGCTACAAGGCCAAGGACCTGAACTTCGAAGCCGCACTCAAGGCGGCCGAAGGCGTGCGTGACGGCACCCTGCTGCAGACCACCGACGCCAAGCACTACGAGATCGGCGGCAGCGCCGGGCTCAACCCGTTCCAGATCACCCGCGAAGCCGACCAGCCCAGCCTGGACGGCAATACCGTCGATCCGGACGCCGAACGTGCCGCCTACGGCCGCGCCGCGCTGGAATACCGCGCCTCGCTGAGCTTCCTCGAATCCAAGGTGCGCTCGATGCTCACCGCGATCACCGGCCAATAA
- the flgC gene encoding flagellar basal body rod protein FlgC has translation MSNLPIFDVAGSALHAQSVRLSTIASNLANADSVAGSAEATYKPIEPIFQAQQSRQDPSLTSVNVKEIATTNAPPIRRYEPGHPLADADGYVFSPDVDPVSQMVNMISASRNYQAGVEMLNTAKELALATLTMGR, from the coding sequence ATGAGCAATCTTCCCATCTTCGATGTGGCCGGCTCGGCGCTGCACGCGCAGTCGGTCCGCCTGAGCACCATCGCTTCCAACCTGGCCAATGCCGACTCCGTCGCCGGCTCGGCCGAGGCGACCTACAAGCCGATCGAGCCGATCTTCCAGGCGCAGCAGAGCCGCCAGGACCCCAGCCTGACCTCGGTGAACGTCAAGGAGATCGCCACCACCAACGCGCCGCCGATCCGTCGCTACGAGCCCGGCCACCCGCTGGCCGATGCCGACGGTTACGTGTTCTCGCCCGACGTGGACCCGGTCTCGCAGATGGTCAACATGATTTCCGCCTCGCGCAATTACCAGGCCGGCGTGGAAATGCTCAATACCGCCAAGGAACTGGCGCTCGCGACCCTGACCATGGGTCGCTGA
- the flgM gene encoding flagellar biosynthesis anti-sigma factor FlgM, whose translation MTQKIEGNLPTAATLRTAATSSKIASAGEDRASPVAATPPTDSVKLTGEATNLQNLQRELSQSSAIDTGRVQAVKDALQNGSYSINPDAIASRMMDLNQQLAG comes from the coding sequence ATGACCCAGAAAATTGAAGGCAATCTACCGACCGCTGCCACCCTTCGTACCGCGGCCACCAGCAGCAAGATCGCCTCGGCCGGCGAAGATCGCGCGTCCCCGGTTGCCGCTACCCCGCCCACCGACAGCGTCAAGCTGACCGGCGAGGCGACCAACCTGCAGAACCTGCAGCGCGAGCTTTCGCAGTCCTCGGCGATCGACACCGGTCGCGTCCAGGCCGTGAAGGATGCGTTGCAGAACGGCAGCTACTCCATCAACCCGGATGCCATCGCCAGCCGCATGATGGATCTGAATCAGCAACTGGCGGGTTGA
- a CDS encoding EAL domain-containing protein → MWSPVIPPGLEIVKPTRLGAGNPELLHLVDAAASGGQPLMIFHVDIDHFASINENMSGEVGDQALTLAARRLQEFLGSRGKLWRHGSDEMIIVAVRRDDMPLPEDFAEEVRQQLELPLSVLPYTLFMTGKVGISLCPEHSTSLSTLLDYAEEASYQAAREGGNTVRLYTRNSATNAHSESIIARQIVDAIPHGELRLRYQPLVSARDGRIVGMEALLRWQSPTLGMLVPERFMRTAERLGVIVQIGEWVLQNAVRQARLWRDQGFDDFSIAVNVSTLQLLRPGFFNEVMAMLQTAGVPAQFVTLEINESALTNNVNFVHETMANLRNEGISLSLDNFGTGDSSLSALVRYPVDRLKIDRSFIKSAPAGSREAAIARAIIAMGHQLGMTVIANGVESQAQLGFLRRNDCDIFQGYLFGEPMSAESAGMALRRRYLRPESFAESRPDRTLLLLDDEENVLRSLVRLFRRDGYRILAAGNVRDAFDLLATNDVQVILSDQRMSDMSGTEFLGRVKMLYPDTVRLVLSGYTDLATVTEAINRGAIYRFLTKPWNDDELREHIRQAFRTHDELRNGRE, encoded by the coding sequence ATGTGGAGCCCCGTGATCCCGCCCGGACTGGAAATCGTCAAACCGACACGCCTGGGCGCAGGCAATCCCGAATTGCTGCATCTGGTCGACGCCGCCGCCTCCGGCGGCCAGCCATTGATGATCTTCCACGTCGACATCGACCACTTCGCCTCGATCAACGAGAACATGAGTGGCGAAGTCGGCGACCAGGCGCTGACCCTGGCCGCACGCCGCCTGCAGGAGTTCCTGGGCAGCCGCGGCAAGTTGTGGCGCCACGGCAGCGACGAAATGATCATTGTGGCGGTGCGCCGCGACGACATGCCACTGCCGGAGGATTTTGCCGAGGAGGTCCGCCAGCAGCTGGAATTGCCGCTGTCGGTGCTGCCGTACACGCTGTTCATGACCGGCAAGGTCGGCATCAGCCTGTGTCCGGAGCACTCCACCTCGCTGTCCACGCTGCTGGATTACGCCGAGGAAGCCAGCTACCAGGCTGCGCGCGAAGGCGGCAATACGGTGCGGCTGTACACGCGCAACTCCGCCACCAACGCGCATAGCGAAAGCATCATTGCGCGGCAGATCGTCGATGCCATTCCGCATGGCGAGCTGCGCCTGCGTTATCAGCCGCTGGTGAGCGCCCGTGACGGCCGCATCGTCGGCATGGAAGCGCTGCTGCGCTGGCAATCGCCCACCCTGGGCATGCTGGTGCCGGAGCGCTTCATGCGCACCGCCGAACGACTGGGCGTGATCGTGCAGATCGGCGAGTGGGTGCTGCAGAACGCGGTGCGCCAGGCGCGGTTATGGCGCGACCAGGGTTTCGACGATTTCAGCATTGCGGTGAACGTCTCCACGCTGCAGCTGTTGCGCCCGGGCTTTTTCAACGAAGTGATGGCGATGCTGCAGACCGCAGGCGTGCCGGCGCAGTTCGTGACCCTGGAGATCAACGAAAGCGCGTTGACCAACAATGTCAACTTCGTCCACGAAACGATGGCCAACCTGCGCAATGAAGGCATCAGCCTGAGCCTGGACAACTTCGGTACCGGCGATTCCAGCCTAAGCGCGCTGGTGCGCTACCCGGTAGACCGGCTGAAGATCGACCGTAGCTTCATCAAGAGCGCACCGGCCGGCAGCCGCGAGGCGGCGATCGCGCGCGCCATCATCGCCATGGGCCATCAGCTGGGCATGACGGTGATCGCCAATGGCGTGGAATCGCAGGCGCAGCTGGGCTTTTTGCGGCGCAACGATTGCGACATCTTCCAGGGGTATCTGTTCGGCGAACCGATGTCGGCCGAGTCGGCCGGCATGGCGTTGCGCCGGCGCTACCTGCGCCCGGAATCGTTCGCCGAAAGCCGCCCCGACCGCACCCTGCTGCTGCTGGACGACGAAGAGAACGTGCTGCGCTCGCTGGTGCGCCTGTTCCGCCGCGACGGCTACCGGATTCTGGCGGCAGGCAACGTGCGCGACGCCTTCGACCTGCTGGCCACCAACGATGTGCAGGTGATCCTTTCGGACCAGCGCATGAGCGACATGAGCGGCACCGAGTTCCTGGGCCGGGTCAAGATGCTCTACCCCGACACCGTGCGTCTGGTGCTGTCCGGTTACACGGACCTGGCTACCGTCACCGAGGCGATCAACCGCGGCGCGATCTACCGCTTCCTGACCAAGCCCTGGAACGACGACGAACTGCGCGAGCATATTCGTCAGGCATTCCGCACGCATGACGAACTGCGTAACGGCCGGGAATAG
- a CDS encoding flagella protein translates to MSVNEFLQRLSDALAGERQALLENDIDGLMRHTQDKLSALRGLEAAMPEGQEERLRELAEANRANGALLARRRREVNWALRHLGRTESGPSYDAKGQSSVLRGGRSLAVA, encoded by the coding sequence ATGAGCGTGAACGAGTTCCTGCAACGTCTCAGCGATGCGCTGGCCGGCGAACGCCAGGCATTACTCGAGAACGACATCGATGGGTTGATGCGGCACACGCAGGACAAGCTGTCTGCGCTGCGCGGCCTGGAAGCGGCAATGCCCGAAGGCCAGGAAGAGCGCCTGCGCGAGCTGGCTGAAGCCAACCGTGCCAATGGCGCGCTGCTGGCCCGCCGCCGCCGTGAAGTGAACTGGGCGTTGCGTCACCTGGGCCGGACCGAGAGTGGGCCGTCGTACGACGCCAAGGGCCAATCCAGCGTGCTGCGCGGCGGACGTTCGCTGGCCGTTGCCTGA
- a CDS encoding flagellar hook capping FlgD N-terminal domain-containing protein has product MSTIGSDLYKSLGLTSSSTVAKKEEALGQADFLKLMTEQLQHQDPLKPMENSAFLGQLAQFSTVQGIGDLNTKVGNFSDSMNADQVLKGAALVGHNVLVPSAQVAIDATGSAKGVVAATSAGIVNFEITDANGTFVKQLSVPADAAGEVSFAWDGTDANGNRMAAGKYGITATQTDTAGAKSKLSTYVDAPVDSVTIGSDGLYLNLTGLGTSPLANVLRVS; this is encoded by the coding sequence ATGAGCACGATCGGCAGCGATCTCTACAAAAGCCTCGGCCTGACCAGCAGCAGCACCGTCGCCAAGAAGGAAGAAGCGCTCGGCCAGGCCGACTTCCTCAAGTTGATGACCGAGCAGCTGCAGCACCAGGACCCGCTCAAACCAATGGAAAACAGCGCGTTCCTGGGCCAGCTGGCGCAGTTCTCCACCGTGCAGGGCATTGGCGACCTCAATACCAAGGTCGGCAACTTCTCCGATTCGATGAACGCCGACCAGGTGCTCAAGGGCGCCGCGCTGGTCGGGCATAACGTGCTGGTGCCGTCGGCGCAGGTCGCCATCGATGCCACCGGCTCGGCCAAGGGTGTGGTCGCCGCGACCTCGGCGGGCATCGTCAATTTCGAAATCACCGACGCCAACGGCACCTTCGTCAAGCAGCTGAGCGTGCCCGCCGACGCCGCCGGCGAGGTCTCGTTCGCCTGGGATGGCACCGACGCCAACGGCAACCGCATGGCCGCCGGCAAATACGGCATCACCGCAACGCAAACCGACACCGCCGGTGCCAAGAGCAAATTGTCCACCTATGTCGATGCACCGGTGGACAGCGTCACGATCGGCTCGGACGGCCTGTATCTCAACCTGACCGGGCTAGGCACTTCCCCGCTCGCCAACGTGCTCCGCGTCAGCTGA
- the flgE gene encoding flagellar hook protein FlgE gives MAFNTSLSGINAANADLNVTSNNIANVNTTGFKESRAEFADMFQSTSYGLSRNAVGSGVRVSNVAQQFSQGNIDPTGRSLDLAVSGEGFFTVSSNGAKMYTRAGNFQTDSNGYVINPQGARLQVFAPNPSGNGFDVGRLSDLQLLTTDSPPKSTSTVNLAFTLPGNATAPTVTPFSPADDKTYSHSTGGINVYDSLGVSHVQTSYFVKTANPNEWQVHNYVDGAAVGAPTTLQFSDTGSLTTPANGIIAMDPFTPSTGAGVLNMQLNVSGSTQYGEAFALRDTRQDGYASGKLNEISIDTSGVVFARYSNGADKPLGQVSLASFVNPQGLQSQGNNMWAESYTSGAARVGAPDTSDLGQIESGSLEASTVDLTEQLVNMIVAQRNFQANSQMISTQDQVTQTIINIR, from the coding sequence ATGGCTTTCAATACCTCGTTGTCCGGCATCAACGCAGCCAATGCCGATCTGAACGTCACCTCCAACAACATCGCCAACGTCAATACGACCGGGTTCAAGGAATCGCGCGCCGAGTTTGCCGACATGTTCCAGAGCACCAGCTATGGCCTGTCGCGTAACGCGGTGGGTTCGGGCGTGCGGGTCAGCAACGTGGCGCAGCAGTTCTCGCAGGGCAATATCGACCCGACCGGGCGCAGCCTGGACCTGGCGGTCTCCGGCGAGGGCTTTTTCACCGTCTCATCCAACGGCGCCAAGATGTACACCCGCGCCGGCAATTTCCAGACCGATTCCAACGGCTATGTGATCAACCCGCAGGGCGCGCGCCTGCAGGTATTTGCGCCCAATCCCAGCGGCAATGGCTTCGACGTCGGCCGCCTGTCGGACCTGCAGCTGCTGACCACCGACAGCCCGCCCAAGTCCACCTCCACGGTCAACCTGGCCTTCACCCTGCCCGGCAACGCCACCGCGCCGACAGTGACCCCGTTCAGCCCGGCCGACGACAAGACCTATAGCCACTCCACCGGCGGCATCAACGTCTACGACTCGCTGGGCGTCAGCCATGTGCAGACCTCGTACTTCGTCAAGACCGCCAACCCGAACGAATGGCAGGTGCACAACTACGTGGACGGCGCCGCGGTCGGTGCCCCCACCACGCTGCAATTCTCCGACACCGGCTCGCTGACCACCCCGGCCAATGGCATCATCGCGATGGACCCGTTCACCCCGAGCACCGGCGCCGGCGTGTTGAACATGCAGCTCAACGTCAGCGGCTCCACCCAGTATGGCGAAGCCTTCGCCCTGCGCGACACCCGCCAGGACGGCTACGCCAGCGGCAAGCTCAACGAGATCAGCATCGATACCAGCGGCGTGGTGTTCGCACGCTACTCCAACGGCGCCGACAAGCCGCTGGGCCAGGTGTCGCTGGCCAGCTTCGTCAACCCACAGGGCCTGCAGTCGCAGGGCAACAACATGTGGGCCGAAAGCTACACCTCCGGCGCCGCCCGCGTAGGCGCACCGGACACTTCGGACCTGGGCCAGATCGAATCCGGCTCGCTGGAAGCCTCCACGGTGGACCTGACCGAGCAGTTGGTGAACATGATCGTGGCCCAGCGCAACTTCCAGGCCAATTCGCAGATGATCTCGACCCAGGATCAGGTCACCCAGACGATCATCAATATTCGTTAA
- a CDS encoding ATP-binding protein → MTAKFFLNQTLLPSSTTLRAFGDQMLEGVLLFRADGQLILANAVARQSLCKEDPADDRNLGERISQVLPSDALNQARSKGSWTGSLPVADRVVIAHLYYNEEQGVGHFLALFHNIEGQQDYERELQQRHAELRQAYMRLNGAQDKLLQSEKMASIGQLAAGVAHEINNPIGYVHSNLGSLQEYLRSLFTLIEAYERALQAPDPKALIPEIDEIRNRADIDFISRDLPQLMSESREGIERVTRIVRDLKDFSYSDRSESWKMVDLHSGLESTINIIWNELKYKVTLERNYAELPLVECLPSELNQVYMNMLLNAGQAIVERGTITVTTGRDEAENVWIQFQDSGAGIAPDLLQRIFDPFFTTKPVGSGTGLGLSISYGIINKHHGRIDVESIPGQGASFRIVLPIRQPR, encoded by the coding sequence GTGACCGCCAAGTTTTTTCTCAATCAGACATTGTTGCCGTCCTCGACCACGTTGCGCGCCTTTGGCGACCAGATGCTGGAGGGCGTGCTGCTGTTCCGCGCCGACGGGCAGCTGATCCTGGCCAACGCCGTCGCGCGGCAGAGCCTGTGCAAGGAAGATCCCGCCGACGACCGCAACCTGGGCGAGCGGATTTCGCAGGTGCTGCCGTCGGACGCGTTGAACCAGGCGCGCAGCAAGGGCAGCTGGACCGGCAGCCTGCCGGTGGCCGATCGTGTGGTCATTGCGCACCTGTACTACAACGAAGAGCAGGGCGTGGGCCATTTTCTGGCGCTGTTCCACAACATCGAAGGTCAGCAGGATTACGAGCGCGAGTTGCAGCAACGCCACGCCGAGCTGCGCCAGGCCTATATGCGCCTGAACGGCGCGCAGGACAAACTGCTGCAGTCGGAAAAGATGGCCTCCATCGGCCAGCTGGCCGCTGGCGTGGCGCACGAGATCAATAATCCGATCGGTTATGTGCACTCCAATCTCGGCAGCCTGCAGGAATATCTGCGCAGCCTGTTTACCCTGATCGAGGCTTACGAGCGCGCGCTGCAGGCGCCAGACCCGAAGGCGTTGATTCCCGAAATCGACGAAATCCGCAACCGTGCCGACATCGACTTCATCAGCCGCGACCTGCCGCAGCTGATGTCCGAATCGCGCGAAGGCATCGAGCGGGTGACCCGCATCGTGCGCGACCTCAAGGACTTCTCGTACTCGGACCGCTCCGAGTCGTGGAAGATGGTGGACCTGCATTCCGGCCTTGAATCCACGATCAACATCATCTGGAACGAGCTCAAGTACAAAGTGACTCTGGAGCGCAACTACGCCGAGCTGCCGCTGGTGGAATGCCTGCCGTCCGAGCTCAACCAGGTCTACATGAACATGCTGCTCAACGCCGGCCAGGCGATTGTCGAACGCGGCACGATCACCGTCACCACCGGCCGCGATGAAGCAGAAAACGTCTGGATTCAGTTCCAGGACAGTGGCGCCGGCATCGCCCCCGATCTGCTGCAGCGCATTTTCGACCCGTTCTTCACCACCAAGCCGGTGGGCAGCGGTACCGGCCTGGGCCTGTCGATCTCCTACGGCATCATCAACAAGCACCACGGCCGCATCGACGTGGAAAGCATCCCGGGGCAGGGCGCCAGTTTCAGGATCGTGTTGCCGATCCGGCAGCCGCGCTGA